In the Pseudoliparis swirei isolate HS2019 ecotype Mariana Trench chromosome 19, NWPU_hadal_v1, whole genome shotgun sequence genome, one interval contains:
- the eef1g gene encoding elongation factor 1-gamma, which translates to MAAGTLYTYPENWRAFKAQIAAQYSGACLKVASNSPAFTFGQTNRTPAFLNNFPLGKVPAYQGDDGFCLFESNAIAHYLSNDALRGATAQAAAQVLQWVSFADSEIIPPASAWVFPTLGIMQFNKQATEQAKEDMKRALAMLNQHLNTRTFLVGERVSLADITVACAMLWVYKQVLEPSFRQPYPNVTRWFVTCVNQPQFKTVLGEVNLCEKMAQFDAKKFAEMQPKKEAPPKKEKGGKEAAKPQEKKKKEEKKPAPAEEELDECEAALAAEPKSKDPYALMAKSSFVMDEFKRKYSNEDTLKVAIPHFWENFDHEGYSIWYSEYKYPEELTQVFKSCNLISGMFQRLEKLRKTAFASVALFGVNNSSSISGIWVFRGQELAFPLFPDWQIDYESYDWRKLDSKSEECKTLVKEYLAWEGDFKHVGKAFNEGRILK; encoded by the exons ATGGCGGCCGGG aCTCTCTACACGTACCCAGAGAACTGGCGGGCCTTCAAGGCCCAGATTGCAGCCCAGTACAGTGGGGCTTGCCTTAAAGTCGCCAGCAATTCTCCTGCCTTCACCTTTGGGCAGACGAACCGCACTCCTGCCTTCCTCAACAACTTCCCACTGGGCAAG GTACCTGCATACCAGGGAGATGATGGTTTCTGTCTGTTTGAGAGTAATGCCATTGCTCACTACT TGAGCAATGATGCACTGCGTGGTGCCACTGCCCAGGCGGCAGCCCAGGTGCTGCAGTGGGTGAGCTTCGCTGACTCGGAGATCATCCCTCCAGCCAGCGCATGGGTTTTCCCCACTCTGGGCATCATGCAGTTCAACAAGCAG GCCACAGAGCAGGccaaggaggacatgaagagggccCTTGCCATGCTGAACCAACACCTGAACACCCGTACCTTCCTAGTGGGAGAAAGGGTCAGCCTGGCTGACATCACTGTTGCATGCGCCATGCTCTGGGTCTACAAACAG GTCCTTGAGCCTTCTTTCCGTCAGCCATACCCCAACGTGACTCGCTGGTTTGTCACTTGTGTCAATCAGCCCCAATTCAAGACTGTCCTTGGAGAGGTCAATCTATGTGAAAAGATGGCCCAGTTTGATG CCAAGAAGTTTGCTGAAATGCAGCCCAAGAAAGAGGCACCACCTAAGAAAGAGAAGGGAGGAAAAGAGGCTGCCAAACcccaggaaaagaagaaaaaggaagagaagaagccggccccagcagaggaggagcttgatgaATGTGAGGCTGCTTTGGCTGCTGAACCCAAAAGCAAGGACCCCTATGCACTCATGGCAAAGAG CTCATTCGTCATGGATGAGTTCAAGAGAAAGTATTCCAACGAAGACACCCTCAAAGTAGCCATTCCCCACTTCTGGGAGAACTTTGACCACGAGGGTTACTCCATCTGGTACTCCGAGTACAAATATCCTGAGGAGCTTACACAGGTCTTCAAGAGCTGCAACCTGATCTCAG GTATGTTCCAGCGTCTGGAAAAACTCAGAAAGACTGCCTTTGCTAGTGTCGCCTTGTTTGGcgtcaacaacagcagcagcatctctgGCATCTGGGTCTTCAGAGGCCAGGAGCTGGCCTTCCCT CTATTTCCAGACTGGCAGATCGACTACGAATCATATGACTGGCGCAAGCTGGATTCAAAAAGCGAGGAGTGCAAGACCTTGGTGAAGGAGTACCTGGCCTGGGAGGGTGACTTTAAGCACGTGGGTAAAGCCTTCAATGAGGGCAGGATCTTAAAGTGA
- the polr2g gene encoding DNA-directed RNA polymerase II subunit RPB7: MFYHISLEHEILLHPRYFGPNLLNTVKQKLFTEVEGTCTGKYGFVIAVTTIDNIGAGVIQPGRGFVLYPVKYKAIVFRPFKGEVVDAVVTQVNKVGLFTEIGPMSCFISRHSIPSEMEFDPNSNPPCYKTVDEDIVIQQDDEIRLKIVGTRVDKNDIFAIGSLMDDYLGLVS; encoded by the exons ATGTTTTACCAT ATATCTTTGGAGCATGAAATCTTACTACATCCGAGGTATTTTGGCCCTAACCTCCTCAACACTGTGAAGCAAAAGCTTTTCACAGAAGTGGAGGGTACCTGCACTGGCAA GTATGGCTTTGTCATCGCAGTCACCACCATAGACAACATTGGAGCAGGTGTAATACAACCGGGGAGAGGGTTTGTCCTCTACCCAGTCAAGTACAAGGCCATTGTGTTCCGCCCATTTAAAGGGGAGGTGGTTGATGCTGTGGTCACTCAGGTCAACAAG GTTGGATTGTTCACAGAAATCGGCCCCATGTCTTGCTTCATCTCTCGCCAC TCCATCCCTTCAGAAATGGAGTTCGACCCCAACTCCAATCCTCCTTGTTATAAGACAGTTGATGAG GACATTGTAATCCAGCAAGACGATGAGATTAGGCTAAAGATTGTGGGAACAAGAGTGGACAAGAATGACATT TTTGCCATTGGATCCCTCATGGATGATTATCTGG GTCTTGTGAGCTGA